GGGTCTCCTAGTGGAAGACGTGAGCTTCTCCGTTATTGATGGTGGAGGTGGCCGGGAGGATTGGTTCTACGATTACTACTTTCTCCCACGCAAAATCGCGGACATATTCAATGGGGCTGAAGGCCTCCTTGCGTCCTATCAGTCAGATGGAGAAAAGACGATCATGGGCTATTTTCGAGAAGATAATGACTTGGAGAACTTGAAGGCTGCTGTTCAAAGCCAACTCCCTGCGCCTATTGGCTTCGATATAAACCTTCCTGATAATTTTGAAGCCTCTACCCGCACAATCTTCTTTATGCCTACGTTCAGAATTAACCTGAATATCCCAGCGGGGCAATCTGCGGGAAAGATCCTTCAGTTGGTCAACCAGCATTTTGACGTATTGCAGACAACGGTGTTTGGTGGACACATTTACCTTGAATGCAAGTCATCAGAAGGCCCGTTTGCTAACACAGTTTCTGATATTGTCGCAAATATTCAGGAGATTCTCTCCCCATTCGTGATCCCGGTTCTCCACGATTTAAGCCTGGATGTGTTGAGCGTTCAGTTCATATTGACCTACACGGAATACTGATTTTAAAGAATTTATACCTGAAGGAGGTCAGAACTATGCAAACAATCATTAAAGCGATGTACGCTTATGCAGAGATGGGCTGGCCGGTTTTCCCCGTCTGTTCACATGACCATGACGGAATGACAGGTAGACATAAAGCCACTTGTGATCGACCGGGTAAACGCCCGTTAATCAAAAATTGGCAACATTGCAAAGCACCCAACGAAGAACGAATTAAAGAATGGATCGATACTTGGAGTTGCTTTAACATCGGACTTTTGCTTGGCAGTCCAAGTGGGCTCGTTGGTATTGACGTTGACGGAGAAGGCGGTAAACGCCTTCTCCGTCACCTCAGTGGAGGGGATCTGCCAACTACGTGGATGTTTCAAACTCCCAATAATGGAATGCGGTATTTGTACCGAATTCCCGATAAATACACTCTGAACAGCGACCAGACTCAGGATACTTCGCAAGCCCACAGTGAATGCCGTCTTCTTGGAGAAGGATGCCAGACCATCCTTCCCCCATCAATTCATGCCAACGGAGGTAGATACCAATGGATCAACAGCAGCTACATCCCGCAGCCGCTCCAGAATGGATGGTAAATAGGATGACTAAACAGACCAGAACCCTTACCGCCGATTCCAATCTAGCACTTCAAAAACTTGTCTCCCGTTGTAAAGTGTTTGCCGAAGACTGGACTACACAGCAGCAAAGCGGCCTCGATGAAGAAACATGGTTCAAATGGCTCTCACTTCTTTTCCACTCTGCTGGTGCCGATTCTGCATTGGAGTTTTCAAAGGCATCCATTAAGCATGGTCCACGCAGCCAAGAGCGGCTTAGGGACCTTCAAAAGTCGGAGAAAAAGAGATTTGTACGCTGCCGAACCTTGGGATGCGACGAACAAAAGATTGCGGAATGCTTTGCCGGTCAGTTGAGACGAAACGAGAAAGGTACAATAACCAATAGCCCGGCAAGATTTTTACTAAGCAGCTATACTGCCACAACTCCCTCCTGGAAACAACAGGTAGATCCTAGCCAAATTGGGCTTGAAGTTTCCAAGAAAACCGGAAGGTTAATCGGAATAAACGGCAATATTTACGCTCGGTACATTCTTCAAAAAAAACTTGATCTAATCTACTCAAATGATCGCTTTTACGTGTACCAGTCATCTGGCGTATGGAAGTTCGAAGATTCCAATAGGGTTTCCCGTATCCTTCGTGGAATACTGCATAGCTTTGTTCCTGACTCTTGGACCCCCAAGCTGGAATTAGACTATATTTCGGCGCTCAAGGTCGAAGCTCCACGGGTAGATAAAATGGATCCAAACCGAAAGATGATTAATTTGGCCAACGGTATGCTGGACCTTGAAGAATATCAGTTGGTCCCACACGATAAAAGGTACTATTCAACTATTCAGGTGCCCATTCATTACGATCCTACTGCTAAATGCCCGACGTTTCTACAATATCTGAGTGATATTTTCCAAAACGATCAAGAACTTATCGAATTGACTGCGGAAATGCAAGGATACTGCCTCACCACAGAAGTAAAGGCGCACAAAGCCTTTATCCTCTATGGAAAAGGGAGCAACGGGAAAAGTGTTTTGGCTGAGATATTGAACCGGCTTTGCGGAATCGAAAATGTCTCTTCTGTTTCACTCGGAGAGCTTGATAATTCCTTTGCCAGATCTGAATTGGTAGATAAGATTCTCAATCTCGCTACCGAAAATGAAGTGGGTAAATCCGGCTTCGACACGACCTATTTCAAATCAATCGTATCAGGCGATACAATCCGCGTGGAACGTAAGCATGAACAAGGTTTCAGTTACCAGCCGTTCTGCAAGCTCGTATTTGCACTCAATAACTTTCCTTACACAAAGGATAAAAGCTACGGCTTTCTCCGTCGCCTTGTAATCCTTCCGTTCAACAAGACCTTTAAAGAAGAAAAGGCTGACGTAAACCTACTGAACAAGTTGACGGAAGAGTTGTCAGGTATTCTAAATTTTGCATTGAGCGGCCTGAAACGACTGGAAGCAAACGGGTATCGCTTTACCAAGTCACAAGCCGCTAATAATCTTCTCAAGGAATTTAGCGAAGAGTTGAATCCTGTAGAATGCTTCGTCGATGAAATGATTGTTAAGGGTTCCCCAGAAGATCGCGTGAAAAACAAAGATATTGGAACCTCCTTCAAGCAGTGGTGCCAAAGGCAGGGACACGGATCATTGGCTCAATATTCCCAAATCCGGCTACTACGAAACATTCGTGAAATTCTCCAAAGCAAGGGCATCAAAACAGAGGTAGGCAACGCAGGGGATGGTCGTTACACCAAAGGTATCAAGCTAATGAAGAACCCAAATACTCTACTAAATGAAAGTGTTTCGGTAGGCGACATCGAGGATATCACCTAAACCAGTGTGCTGTCCCGGGTGGTTCGGTCTGCTGCGCTCAACTGTCGGTTTACAGCTTCTACTGACACAGTCAGGGCCCTTACGCGGCAAGGCTCTGATTAGACTAGTGTCGGTTGTGTCGGTCAAATGAAATATCCCCCCTGCCAAAAAACAGACCACCAGCATACACCTGTAGGCAAACAAACGGCTTACGGAACCGACACAACCGACACAACCGGCTGAAAAGTCCAGACCACGCAAGACATCTCCCGAAAGACAGTCTAAAAATCAAGCGCAACGGAAGCGAATGATTGCGTTACCCAGGTAGCAGGGGTAACAAAGCCCTTTTCAAGCTGAAATTATTAATTTGATACTATTAAAATCATCATTAAGGGGGAACAAGCATGAAGGAAACATTCGATCACACTGACCCTTCACACCATTTTGAGCTATTCATCGACATTCTGGCGGACATGATTTGCCACTACCTAAAAGCTGAGGATGTCTCCACTGGAGCGGACAAACTCTCTACTCAGTCGTCGCAAGAAGCAGCATAGAGGTGTCGTGCATGATAGTAAAAATGAATGCCGCACTGTATATAAGGGTATCAACGGATGAACAAGTCCATGGCTTTAGTCTGGAGGCGCAAAAAGCTGCCTTGTACGATCATTGCCGTAAATCGCAGACGAGTGTCTACAAGCTCTATGTCGATGCGGGACTTTCAGGTAAGTCCATTTCAGGCAGGCCATCGCTAACCGAGTTGCTGGAAGACGCTCGTAAAGGGCTCTTCCAGCAAGTGATTTGCCTTCGTCTGAACCGTCTTTCTCGCAACCTGACGGATCTACTGTACATTACCGAAATCTTTGAAAAGCATGATGTTACACTTCACAGCCTGACAGAACATCTCCAAACGGATACTCCCATGGGAAAGTTTGCCCTCCAGATGCTCGGCTCCGTTGCCGAGCATGAGAGGGCACAAATTGCACAGAATGTTCGCCTCGGAATGCAGCGGCGCAACAAGCTGGGCACGTGGAACAGCGGCAATCAGGTGCTTGGCTATCAGTGGATTCCACATTCAGTAAATCATAGCCTTTCCCGTGTTGAGATTATTCCCGACGAAGCGAAGCTAGTCCGTAACATTTTCGGATGGTACGACAGCGGTCTGGGGCTGAAAGCCATAGTAAATCGGCTAAATAGTAGCGGAGTTCGCACCAAAAGAGGAAAAACGTTTAGCTGCATTTCAGTACGCGGTATTTTAACAAATGTGAATTACATCGGAAAAATCTCCTACACCGACAGTAGCGCCCCGGGCCTTAAAAAGGTTGTAGAAGGAGAACACGAGCCCATCATTCCAATGAAGCTCTGGGAACAGGTTCAATTGCGACTGGCAAGCCGTTCACAACCGCCCAGTAAAGTCATTACCGATACATTCCCGCTTACCGGATTACTAAAATGTCCTGGATGTGAAAGCGGCATGGTTGCATCTCACGTTTCACGCACTCGAAAGAATGGAATGCGGCACATTGATCGGTACTATATATGCGGTCGTTACAGTTCTGGAGGCAGGGCAGTTTGTAAACCTCATCATGTGCGAGCCGACCAGGCTGAGAATTTGGTAGGCAGGCATATCCAGAATTTTCTTTGCCATCCTACGGTTGCGGAAAAATTGGCAATAGAACTTAATCAAAAACGGGATAGAAAACTGGAACCCTTCCGAAAACGGATTAATGAAATAGGAACTCAAATTTCCGCATTAAAGAAACGAAACCTACGTTGCTATGAGCTTTTTGAGGATGGGCACATTGACAGTCAGGAACTAAAAAACAAGCTTCTAAATCTCCAATCTGAAATAAGCATATTGGAACAAGAGCAGACCGAATTAGAGCGGAAGATCGACAGTGATCCAGAGCAACCTATTCCAATTGATCGCATTCGCCGCGTGCTTTCCGATTTTCAACCCGTATTACAAGGTGCAACACCCACACAGCAAAAATCATTGTTTCGAAGGATGATTGCAAAGATCACATTACCAGCTAATCGAGACATCAGCAAAGCAGTTATTCATGGCTCGGAAGCACTTCTAAATCTCAATATTCCAACAAATCAAATTGAAGGTGAACATCGATGATAGAGAAAAATCAAGAGTTGGTACGGAAAGTTGCCATTTATTCTAGGGTAAGCACGGAAGATCAGGCAGAAAATGGGTATTCAATTGATGCTCAACTTGATACTTTGAGAAAATACTGCGAGTTGTACGGGAGTGAAGTCGTCGGTGAATATGTAGACCGAGGTGTCAGTGGTAAAAGCATAAAGGGACGATATGAGCTCCAACGGCTGCTGAAAGATGCCGAAGAAGCGAAGTTTGATGAAGTTATTGTTTGGAAATTCAATCGTATGGCTCGAAAAAATATTGATCTGCTTCATATTGTCGATCTGCTGGAGAAAAACAACATTGCTTTCCGTTCCTTTTCAGAGAATTTTGACACCGGAACCCCCATGGGCCGCTTTGCTCTTCAAATGATGGGTGCGGTAGGCGAATTGGAACGGAATACAATTGTTGATAATGTGAAAATGGGCCATCGCCAACGCGCAAAAACCGGACGTCATAATGGTAAGGTGCCCCTCGGCTATAAGGTCATTGAAGGAAAAGGCGATTCAAGGGAGAATAAATCGGTGGTTGTTGTGGTTGAGGAAGAAGCAGCCATCGTTCGCTATATTTTTGAGCAGTATGCCTCCGGACATGGCCTCAAAACCATTGCCAATCAACTGAACCACCGAGGCCACAGAACCAAAACCGGCAAGCCTTTCTCCACTACAGCAATCAGAGATCTTTTGGACAACCCAATGTTTATAGGCAAAATCCGTTACAATCGCTACGAAAACTGGGCAGAGAGAAGGCGTAAGGGTATAAGCAATGAGCCTATACTCGTTGATGGCAATCATCCTCCGATTATCACCGAGGAATTGTGGGATAAGGTAAAACTCCTGAGAAAAAAGAAGGGGTCATTGCCCAAGAAACGCTTTGAAGGAGAATATTTGCTTACCGGACTCATACGCTGTCCCGAATGCGGCGCAGCAATGACCGCCAGCCGCACGATCAATCGGTCAAAGGACGGCACAAAAATTACCCGAATGTATTATTCCTGCGGTCGGTTCCGTAGTCAAGGCAGTTCGGTCTGTCACGCCAACAGCATCCGTAAACATGAGGCAGAACAGGCCGTGACCTCTCGGATTCGCGAAGCGGCGGTAAATCCAAAGGTTCTGCAAAGAGTCGTTAAAAGAGTCAATGAACACCGATCTGGACGAGCCAAGCCGCTCCGCGATGAACTGGTTGCCATTCAGACCCGCATCTCCAAGCTGGAAGAAAAGAAACGAAAATACCTTGAACTATATGAAATGAACGACATAGACCGGAACTTGTTTTCAGAACGTTTGATCCTTTTAAACAAAGAACTCGATATCGAGCTTGCTCGCAGGTCAAAGCTGGAAGTGGAACTGCAAGACGATCAGGCAGATCCTGTACCCTACGAACTTGTACGTTCCCTTATGACGAATTTCGATGCCCTGCTTCAAAATTCACCATTTCAACAACGAAAGACCCTACTGCATCTCGTCGTTAAGAAGATCACGCTGGATAGTAAGCGCCGTGTAGAACATGTCGAGCTCATGTTTAATGAAGATACCGAAAAGCATTTTTTAAGTGTAGCCCCTTCCGCTGGCAACATGGCAGAAGGGGCCTTTCCTTTGTCTGGAAAGGCCCCACGGCTTAAGCAATTGATTTCTATTGTAATCTAATTACTCGTACTCTACCAAACCTTTAGCCTCCATAAAGGCATCTTCCCCGCCTAGAACTCCACCGACAATATCTTTAGAAACCTTCAACTTTTCTGCAATATATGCTTCCATTTCGTCCGTATCAATAATAATAGGCTCCGGATGTTCCGATTCATTTTCGGGTGGTCCATCCATAACCAGTCCCTTACTCCGTAAAAAATCCAATTCACAATCCAATATTACTTCGACGAGTTCCTCTGAATGACCTGTTTCTTGCATGATAAAATTAATGAGCTCTTGCATGTCCAGTTTCATAGAAGCGTCCCCTTTATTTAATTTGGCAGGCCTATCGTATACAAATCATTCTCGTTATGCAAGGATTTTGTTGGCAAAGCGCTTTC
This sequence is a window from Paenibacillus urinalis. Protein-coding genes within it:
- a CDS encoding recombinase family protein, yielding MIEKNQELVRKVAIYSRVSTEDQAENGYSIDAQLDTLRKYCELYGSEVVGEYVDRGVSGKSIKGRYELQRLLKDAEEAKFDEVIVWKFNRMARKNIDLLHIVDLLEKNNIAFRSFSENFDTGTPMGRFALQMMGAVGELERNTIVDNVKMGHRQRAKTGRHNGKVPLGYKVIEGKGDSRENKSVVVVVEEEAAIVRYIFEQYASGHGLKTIANQLNHRGHRTKTGKPFSTTAIRDLLDNPMFIGKIRYNRYENWAERRRKGISNEPILVDGNHPPIITEELWDKVKLLRKKKGSLPKKRFEGEYLLTGLIRCPECGAAMTASRTINRSKDGTKITRMYYSCGRFRSQGSSVCHANSIRKHEAEQAVTSRIREAAVNPKVLQRVVKRVNEHRSGRAKPLRDELVAIQTRISKLEEKKRKYLELYEMNDIDRNLFSERLILLNKELDIELARRSKLEVELQDDQADPVPYELVRSLMTNFDALLQNSPFQQRKTLLHLVVKKITLDSKRRVEHVELMFNEDTEKHFLSVAPSAGNMAEGAFPLSGKAPRLKQLISIVI
- a CDS encoding recombinase family protein, encoding MIVKMNAALYIRVSTDEQVHGFSLEAQKAALYDHCRKSQTSVYKLYVDAGLSGKSISGRPSLTELLEDARKGLFQQVICLRLNRLSRNLTDLLYITEIFEKHDVTLHSLTEHLQTDTPMGKFALQMLGSVAEHERAQIAQNVRLGMQRRNKLGTWNSGNQVLGYQWIPHSVNHSLSRVEIIPDEAKLVRNIFGWYDSGLGLKAIVNRLNSSGVRTKRGKTFSCISVRGILTNVNYIGKISYTDSSAPGLKKVVEGEHEPIIPMKLWEQVQLRLASRSQPPSKVITDTFPLTGLLKCPGCESGMVASHVSRTRKNGMRHIDRYYICGRYSSGGRAVCKPHHVRADQAENLVGRHIQNFLCHPTVAEKLAIELNQKRDRKLEPFRKRINEIGTQISALKKRNLRCYELFEDGHIDSQELKNKLLNLQSEISILEQEQTELERKIDSDPEQPIPIDRIRRVLSDFQPVLQGATPTQQKSLFRRMIAKITLPANRDISKAVIHGSEALLNLNIPTNQIEGEHR
- a CDS encoding bifunctional DNA primase/polymerase, whose protein sequence is MQTIIKAMYAYAEMGWPVFPVCSHDHDGMTGRHKATCDRPGKRPLIKNWQHCKAPNEERIKEWIDTWSCFNIGLLLGSPSGLVGIDVDGEGGKRLLRHLSGGDLPTTWMFQTPNNGMRYLYRIPDKYTLNSDQTQDTSQAHSECRLLGEGCQTILPPSIHANGGRYQWINSSYIPQPLQNGW
- a CDS encoding DNA primase family protein; this encodes MDQQQLHPAAAPEWMVNRMTKQTRTLTADSNLALQKLVSRCKVFAEDWTTQQQSGLDEETWFKWLSLLFHSAGADSALEFSKASIKHGPRSQERLRDLQKSEKKRFVRCRTLGCDEQKIAECFAGQLRRNEKGTITNSPARFLLSSYTATTPSWKQQVDPSQIGLEVSKKTGRLIGINGNIYARYILQKKLDLIYSNDRFYVYQSSGVWKFEDSNRVSRILRGILHSFVPDSWTPKLELDYISALKVEAPRVDKMDPNRKMINLANGMLDLEEYQLVPHDKRYYSTIQVPIHYDPTAKCPTFLQYLSDIFQNDQELIELTAEMQGYCLTTEVKAHKAFILYGKGSNGKSVLAEILNRLCGIENVSSVSLGELDNSFARSELVDKILNLATENEVGKSGFDTTYFKSIVSGDTIRVERKHEQGFSYQPFCKLVFALNNFPYTKDKSYGFLRRLVILPFNKTFKEEKADVNLLNKLTEELSGILNFALSGLKRLEANGYRFTKSQAANNLLKEFSEELNPVECFVDEMIVKGSPEDRVKNKDIGTSFKQWCQRQGHGSLAQYSQIRLLRNIREILQSKGIKTEVGNAGDGRYTKGIKLMKNPNTLLNESVSVGDIEDIT